The following coding sequences are from one Hymenobacter sp. DG25A window:
- the xseB gene encoding exodeoxyribonuclease VII small subunit, with product MSTDFTYRNAIEELETILRALETDTVDVDELTAKVQRSSELIRLCKQKLRAAEAAIDQVFDSLDEEEADEEEESWEEAPRNTPPPGIPGMLF from the coding sequence ATGAGTACCGACTTTACCTACCGCAACGCCATTGAAGAGCTGGAAACCATACTACGGGCGCTGGAAACAGACACGGTAGATGTAGACGAGCTGACGGCCAAAGTGCAGCGCTCCTCCGAGCTGATTCGGTTGTGCAAGCAGAAGCTGCGGGCCGCTGAAGCGGCTATTGACCAGGTATTTGATAGCTTGGACGAAGAAGAAGCCGACGAAGAGGAAGAAAGCTGGGAGGAAGCCCCCCGGAACACCCCGCCTCCCGGCATTCCCGGCATGCTGTTCTAG